A genomic stretch from Solanum stenotomum isolate F172 chromosome 8, ASM1918654v1, whole genome shotgun sequence includes:
- the LOC125873353 gene encoding uncharacterized protein LOC125873353, protein MASSSSSSNLGIIVQKNPSQSQLNELGIKSWPKWGCSPGKYQLKFDAQETCYLLRGKVKVSTKNSNDEIVEFGAGDLVIIPKGLSCTWDVSIAVDKHYKFDSS, encoded by the exons atggcttcttcttcttcatcatcaaatCTTGGGATAATTGTTCAAAAGAATCCTTCACAATCTCAACTCAATGAATTGGGCATCAAATCTTGGCCTAA atggGGTTGTTCTCCAGGAAAATACCAATTAAAATTTGATGCACAAGAGACATGTTATTTATTGAGAGGTAAAGTGAAAGTTTCAACAAAGAATTCAAATGATGAAATAGTTGAATTTGGAGCTGGAGATCTTGTTATTATTCCAAAAGGATTAAGTTGCACTTGGGATGTTTCAATTGCTGTTGATAAACACTATAAGTTTGATTCATCTTAA